A genomic region of Trifolium pratense cultivar HEN17-A07 linkage group LG3, ARS_RC_1.1, whole genome shotgun sequence contains the following coding sequences:
- the LOC123914569 gene encoding uncharacterized protein LOC123914569, with amino-acid sequence MDQRKNNTQNPKQIQTNARQKRKAVVDNKKQSTKKPKPVISSSKISQHSTNQTLTPLSNITNTRDTNVNLSKATNNHTHGNTSTICDQNSMFNVPKETNPTQIVFPLASANFIRNWNATLRQIASNEPNPAFGDMRLNGFDQMNQPSSQQDKQPTPQSSNTMQGETSSRIQMNTSSKRHSCTSSGTQPSNLNNIIQPPAKKSHYHTRGVNLYNKFTATLNQNDTSLGVTEVGTKTKSQFSNLFDNHVIESSSDESGSEDRCSSDEYSESDDEQDIEEDDQQGSNFGYFDIGDPIWECQQCGALMWYQERKNKSRHSLTPEFQQCCHGGKAQLPLLDQPPELLQHLLFNYHNADSKNYQAHTRTYNSMFAFTSPGMKLDDKKRIGRGPPTLRIQGQVCHRIGSMLPVEGQPPKFAQLYIYDTENEIKNRMHIFRDNKELDENIVRKLKVMLDEHNVHARSFRMARHTLQNNFFQELKFKLISERTTDGRIYNKPTVSEVAALIVGDIDSAAERDIIMHKRSGHLQRINEFHPAYLAYQYPLLFPYGEDGFRTGIQFRFRHQTEITKRNRLTIKDWLCFRIQTRKKEAQTLICSRRLFQQFLVDGYTMMETERLNWLRKNQSKLRVGKYHKLKEGAQNTNNNPNQKRGTRVILPSTFVGSKRYMDQLYFDGMAISSAVGFPDIFITFTCNPTWPEITRELAKQNLKPQDRPDIVSKVFKIKFDELMKDLTKRHILGKVLAYMYTIEFQKRGLPHAHILIFLHPSSKYPAPDDIDTIISAEIPNPNTDFELYNLVKKHMIHGPCGQSRLQSPCTVNGRCTKFFPKKYNEKTIVDQDGYPVYKRSSNSHTVEKNGITLDNGYVVPYNKRLLLKYQAHINMEWCNQSSSIKYLFKYIHKGYDRITASVVRTQNNVTNEQSQIDEIKQYVDCRYISPSEACWRIFSYKIHGRQPAVERMFFHLVGENTIYFTDFDRMENILEKPSVTESMFTSWLQANKDYPSARKLTYGQFVTKFTYNKKKKSWTPRKKGFKIGRLIWVPPTTGELFYLRMMLTVVKGPMSFEDIRKVGDIQYHTFRDACFAKGFLGDDKEYISAIREAHGWGPGYFLRKLFVILLVCSCMNRPYFVFKKTIQWLSDGILYQQRIIAHNQDLQLTDDEIENLTLLEIERYLQGNRRSLREFGSMPYPKGYVLEQLGNRLIYDERNYDVPTLKQEFAELSASLTDEQRSHFKTIMTAVNKQDGGVFFLHGYGGTGKTYIWRTLASALRSKQEIVLTVVTSGIASLLLPGGKTAHSKFKIPIPTLDNSTCKIDHDSDLAELLRQTKLIIWDEAPMAHRYCFESLDRCLQDLMTKDGEEKKIFGGKVVVFGGDFRQILPVIPRGSRSDIVHASINASYIWDHVKVLTLTKNMRLRQGPNNEENDEIESFSNWLLAVGEGRISEPNDGIAQIEIPNDILISKFDDPIKGIVDSTYPNFLQSYKDYEYLLSRAILASTIEVVDSINDYMLNIMPGEEQEYLSANDIDRSEIHDHRITQLFTPEFLSSLRTSGLPSHGIKLKVGSPIMLMRNIDQTQGLCNGTRMIVTRLADHVIEAKIIGGKNHGNKVYIPRLDMSPSQSPWPFKLIRRQFPIIVSYAMTINKSQGQSLDNVGVYLPRDVFSHGQIYVAVSRVKSKKGIKILIHDQKNLPKETTNNVVFKEVFSNI; translated from the exons ATGGATCAAAGGAAGAACAACACTCAAAACCCTAAACAGATTCAAACTAATGcaagacaaaaaagaaaagctGTTGTGGATAACAAGAAACAATCCACAAAGAAACCAAAACCTGTCATCAGTTCTTCCAAGATATCACAACATTCTACCAATCAAACATTAACTCCACTTTCTAATATTACCAACACCAGAGATACTAATGTAAACCTCAGCAAAGCAACTAACAACCATACACATGGAAATACATCTACAATTTGTGATCAAAATTCTATGTTTAATGTTCCAAAGGAAACAAATCCAACACAAATTGTTTTTCCTTTAGCCTCAGCCAATTTCATAAGAAACTGGAATGCTACTCTTAGGCAAATAGCTTCAAATGAACCAAATCCTGCTTTTGGTGACATGCGGCTAAATGGTTTTGATCAAATGAACCAGCCAAGCTCTCAACAAGATAAACAACCAACTCCTCAATCTTCCAACACTATGCAAGGGGAAACTTCTTCAAGAATTCAAATGAATACAAGTTCAAAAAGACATAGCTGCACTTCAAGTGGTACACAACCATCTAACTTGAACAACATTATTCAACCTCCTGCAAAAAAATCTCATTATCATACCAGAGGAGTTAATCTCTACAACAAGTTCACTGCTACACTCAATCAAAATGACACATCTTTAGGGGTAACTGAAGTTGGAACCAAAACAAAATCTCagttttccaacctttttgatAATCATGTCATTGAATCTTCTTCTGATGAGTCTGGATCAGAAGACAGGTGTAGCAGTGATGAGtattcagaatctgatgatgagCAAGATATAGAAGAAGATGATCAACAAGGTTCAAATTTTG GGTATTTTGATATAGGTGATCCTATATGGGAATGCCAACAATGTGGTGCATTAATGTGGTatcaagaaagaaagaataaaagcAGACATTCCCTTACACCTGAATTCCAACAATGTTGTCATGGAGGTAAAGCTCAACTGCCATTGTTGGACCAACCACCAGAACTTCTTCAACATCTTTTGTTTAACTATCACAATGCAGACAGCAAAAATTACCAAGCACACACAAGAACATATAATTCAATGTTTGCTTTCACATCTCCTGGAATGAAATTGGATGACAAAAAAAGAATTGGTAGAGGTCCACCAACATTAAGAATTCAAGGACAAGTTTGTCATCGAATTGGGAGCATGTTGCCAGTCGAGGGTCAACCTCCTAAATTTGCACAGCTATATATTTATGATACTGAAAACGAAATTAAAAACAGAATGCATATTTTCAG aGATAACAAAGAACTTGATGAAAATATAGTAAGGAAGTTGAAGGTTATGCTTGATGAACACAATGTCCATGCAAGATCATTTAGAATGGCTAGACATACATTGCAGAATAATTTTTTCCAAGAGCTAAAGTTCAAATTAATTTCTGAGAGGACTACAGATGGTAGGATTTACAATAAACCAACTGTTTCCGAAGTAGCTGCTCTCATAGTGGGAGATATTGACTCTGCTGCAGAAAGAGATATAATCATGCACAAAAGAAGTGGTCATTTGCAAAGAATAAATGAATTTCATCCAGCTTATCTTGCTTACCAATATCCACTACTTTTTCCTTATGGTGAGGATGGGTTCAGGACAGGTATTCAATTTAGATTTAGACACCAAACTGAGATTACCAAAAGGAATCGTCTTACAATCAAAGATTGGCTTTGTTTTAGAATCCAAACGCGGAAAAAAGAAGCACAAACTTTGATATGTTCAAGAAGACTTTTCCAACAATTCTTGGTTGATGGATATACAATGATGGAAACCGAACGGTTGAATTGGTTAAGGAAAAATCAGTCAAAACTCAGAGTTGGAAAGTACCACAAATTGAAAGAAGGAGCTcaaaatactaataataatccAAACCAGAAAAGAGGAACAAGAGTTATTCTGCCTTCTACTTTTGTTGGTAGTAAAAGATACATGGATCAATTATACTTTGATGGTATGGCCATTTCATCTGCAGTTGGATTTCCagatatttttataactttCACATGTAATCCTACCTGGCCTGAAATTACAAGAGAGTTGgcaaaacaaaatttgaaaccTCAAGATCGACCGGACATTGTTTCAAAggttttcaaaatcaaatttgacGAGCTTATGAAAGATCTAACAAAAAGACACATCTTAGGGAAAGTCTTAGCAT ATATGTATACAATTGAATTCCAAAAAAGAGGTCTGCCACATGCTCATATATTGATTTTCTTACATCCATCAAGCAAATATCCTGCACCTGATGATATTGACACAATTATTTCTGCTGAGATACCAAACCCTAATACTGACTTTGAGCTTTACAATTTGGTCAAAAAACATATGATCCATGGTCCATGTGGACAATCCAGACTTCAATCACCATGCACTGTCAATGGGAGATGTACTAAATTCTTTCCtaaaaaatacaatgaaaaaacCATAGTTGATCAAGATGGATATCCTGTTTACAAAAGAAGTTCAAATAGTCATACAGTGGAAAAAAATGGTATTACTTTGGACAATGGATATGTTGTTCCATATAATAAAAGGTTGTTGCTCAAATACCAAGCTCATATCAATATGGAATGGTGTAACCAATCTTCATCAATTAAATATTTGTTCAAGTACATACACAAGGGTTATGATCGAATCACAGCTTCAGTGGTACGAACACAAAACAATGTTACTAATGAACAAAGTCAAATTGATGAAATCAAGCAGTATGTTGATTGCAGATATATTTCACCATCTGAGGCATGTTGGAGgattttttcatacaaaattcATGGTAGACAGCCAGCTGTTGAGAGAATGTTTTTTCATTTGGTCGGAGAGAATACTATATATTTCACTGATTTTGACCGTATGGAAAACATTTTGGAAAAACCAAGTGTCACAGAATCTATGTTCACATCATGGTTGCAAGCAAATAAAGACTATCCATCTGCAAGAAAACTGACATATGGTCAGTTTGTCACaaagtttacatacaacaaaaaaaagaaatcttgGACACCAAGGAAAAAAGGTTTCAAGATTGGAAGATTGATTTGGGTTCCTCCCACCACAGGAGAACTGTTTTACTTGCGAATGATGTTAACTGTTGTCAAAGGACCAATGTCTTTCGAAGATATTCGAAAAGTCGGTGATATACAATATCATACCTTTAGAGATGCATGTTTTGCCAAAGGATTTCTTGGAGATGATAAAGAATACATCAGTGCAATCAGAGAAGCTCATGGATGGGGACCAGgttattttttaagaaagttGTTTGTCATTCTACTTGTGTGTAGTTGCATGAATAGGCCATATTTTGTATTCAAGAAAACAATACAGTGGCTTTCTGATGGAATTctatatcaacaaaggataatTGCACATAATCAAG ACTTGCAACTGACTGATGATGAGATAGAAAATTTAACCCTGTTGGAGATTGAGAGGTATTTGCAAGGCAACAGAAGATCATTAAGGGAGTTTGGTTCAATGCCTTATCCTAAAGGTTATGTCCTAGAACAATTGGGGAATAGACTTATATACGATGAGAGAAATTACGATGTTCCAACACTTAAACAAGAATTCGCTGAATTATCCGCTTCACTAACAG ATGAGCAAAGGAGtcattttaaaacaattatgaCTGCTGTGAACAAACAAGATGGAGGTGTTTTCTTTTTACATGGTTATGGTGGAACTGGTAAAACATACATTTGGAGAACACTTGCAAGTGCATTGAGGTCAAAACAAGAGATTGTACTTACTGTGGTAACAAGTGGAATTGCATCACTACTACTACCTGGAGGAAAAACTGctcattcaaaatttaaaatcccTATTCCAACTTTAGACAATTCAACTTGCAAAATAGACCATGATAGTGATCTTGCTGAATTGCTAAGACAAACAAAGTTAATAAtttgggatgaagcaccaatggcTCACAGGTATTGTTTTGAATCTTTAGATCGTTGTCTACAGGATCTTATGACTAAAGAtggagaggaaaaaaaaatatttggtggTAAGGTTGTTGTGTTTGGAGGTGATTTTAGACAAATACTTCCAGTTATTCCAAGAGGAAGCAGGTCTGATATTGTCCATGCTTCAATCAATGCATCTTATATTTGGGATCATGTAAAGGTTTTGACTCTAACCAAAAACATGAGACTGCGACAAGGCCCGAATAATGAGGAAAATGATGAAATTGAATCTTTTTCAAATTGGCTCTTAGCAGTTGGAGAAGGAAGAATTTCTGAACCTAATGATGGAATTGCACAAATTGAAATTCcaaatgatattttgatttcAAAGTTTGATGATCCAATCAAAGGCATTGTGGATAGTACTTATCCAAATTTCCTGCAGAGTTACAAGGATTATGAATATTTACTCAGTAGAGCAATCTTAGCATCTACAATTGAAGTGGTTGATTCAATTAATGATTACATGCTCAACATTATGCCAG GCGAAGAGCAGGAATACTTGAGTGCAAATGATATCGACAGATCAGAAATTCATGATCATCGTATTACACAACTGTTTACTCCTGAGTTTTTGAGCTCTCTCCGGACTTCTGGTCTTCCAAGTCACGGTATTAAGCTCAAGGTTGGATCACCAATTATGTTAATGAGGAATATTGATCAGACTCAGGGTTTATGCAATGGTACAAGAATGATTGTAACCAGACTAGCTGACCATGTGATTGAGGCAAAAATAATTGGTGGCAAGAATCATGGAAATAAAGTATACATTCCAAGATTGGATATGTCTCCATCACAGTCCCCATGGCCTTTCAAATTAATACGAAGACAATTTCCAATTATCGTATCATATGCCATGACCATTAACAAGTCACAAGGACAGTCTTTGGATAATGTTGGTGTTTATTTGCCGAGAGATGTTTTTTCCCATGGTCAGATATATGTAGCTGTTTCTAGAGTTAAAAGCAAAAAAGGTATTAAGATCTTGATTCACGATCAGAAGAATCTTCCTAAAGAAACTACAAATAATGTTGTCTTCAAGGAAGTGTTCAGTAATATTTGA
- the LOC123914131 gene encoding uncharacterized protein LOC123914131 isoform X1, with amino-acid sequence MASHSRRVPTPEDIEKYRNKFDTVIDPKLETISIPDDFYNKWKTTFDKHQFGWIRGPNYKMVAVLYEKTITGMILTNTSSVSRYFGFVKPTRVSFSYVPEKNKLWMRILQDNRSSSKRVPTAADIEKYRHKFHTVIDPNLATISIPDDFYNKWKTTFDKHQFGWIRGPNYKKVAVLYEKTKTGMILTNTSSVSRCFGFVKTTRVSFSYVPEENKLWMRILPDNGSSSKRVPTAADIEKYRNKFDTVIDPTLETISIPDEFYKKWKTSFDKHKFSWIRGPNYRNVPVFYKQTNSGMVLTDSSFLSECFGFVRPTRVTLSYVPAENKLWMRILGDNIVPEININGTTIQQPNTANANPPNLSVHHEELSMDINTNMPPTDEINHTSEIHPNINLSNKEGMLSSKRKRLNEGHVIHETCDQAHLRRSIRLMDAEKKMKIQNLTNGQPKLSSKRNKNQKKNRPLTKAFIGRIRIKKTEFGFEWTRVVTEAMARKYGTKVLHIPNEISRIVLKPNFSNILIEIQMNGVTLTTFPSKVMTAKRYQFERYISKEWARFIKRSNIEPGDKLMFKIQEPPAKLIIELIKAK; translated from the exons ATGGCATCACATAGCAGAAG AGTACCAACACCTGAGGATATTGAAAAATACAGGAACAAATTTGACACTGTCATTGACCCCAAATTG GAAACAATTTCCATTCCTGATGATTTTTATAACAAATGGAAAACTACTTTTGACAAACACCAATTTGGCTGGATTCGAGGACCTAACTATAAGATGGTTGCAGTCTTATATGAAAAAACTATAACTGGAATGATACTGACAAATACATCAAGTGTTTCAAGGTATTTTGGTTTTGTCAAACCAACCAGAGTAAGTTTCAGCTATGTCCcagaaaaaaataaactttggATGAGAATTTTACAAGACAATAGATCTTCTTCCAAAAG aGTTCCAACTGCTGCAGATATTGAAAAATATAGGCACAAATTTCACACTGTGATTGACCCTAACTTG GCAACAATTTCCATTCCTGATGATTTTTATAACAAATGGAAAACTACTTTTGACAAACACCAATTTGGATGGATTCGAGGACCTAACTATAAGAAGGTTGCAGTCTTATATGAAAAAACTAAAACTGGGATGATCCTGACAAATACATCAAGTGTTTCAAGGTGTTTTGGTTTTGTCAAAACAACCAGAGTAAGTTTTAGCTATGTCCCAGAAGAAAATAAACTTTGGATGAGAATTTTACCAGACAATGGATCTTCTTCCAAAAG agTTCCAACTGCTGCAGATATTGAAAAATACAGGAACAAATTTGACACTGTGATTGACCCTACCTTG GAAACCATTTCAATTCCTGAtgagttttataaaaaatggaaaacatCTTTTGACAAACACAAGTTTAGCTGGATTAGAGGTCCTAACTACAGGAATGTTCCAGTCTTCTATAAGCAAACTAACTCTGGGATGGTGCTCACTGATTCATCATTTCTTTCAGAGTGTTTTGGTTTTGTCAGACCAACCAGAGTTACCTTGAGTTATGTCCCTGCAGAAAATAAACTTTGGATGAGAATTTTAGGTGATAACATTGTACCAGAGATTAACATTAATGGAACTACTATTCAGCAGCCCAATACTGCTAATGCAAACCCTCCAAACCTG AGTGTGCATCATGAAGAACTATCAATGGATATAAACACAAATATGCCACCTACTGATGAGATCAATCATACATCtgaaattcatccaaacatt AACTTGAGTAACAAAGAAGGCATGCTATCTTCAAAAAGGAAGCGACTTAATGAAGGTCATGTCATACATGAAACTTGTGATCAAGCCCATTTGAGGAGATCAATAAGATTGATGGATGctgagaaaaaaatgaaaattcag AACTTGACTAACGGCCAGCCAAAGTTGTCAtcgaaaagaaacaaaaaccaGAAAAAAAACAGGCCTCTTACCAAAGCTTTCATCGGTAGGATTAGAATAAAGAAGACTGAATTTGGATTTGAATGGACTAGAGTAGTGACTGAAGCAATGGCAAGAAAATATGGAACTAAAGTCCTG CACATACCAAATGAAATTTCAAGAATTGTATTGAAGCCGAATTTTTCAAACATTTtgattgaaattcaaatgaatgGTGTAACTCTGACAACTTTTCCTTCCAAAGTCATGACTGCCAAGAGATACCAATTTGAAAGATATATCTCTAAAGAATGGGCTCGATTCATTAAGAGGAGCAATATTGAACCAGGTGACAAATTGATGTTCAAAATACAAGAACCTCCAGCAAAGTTGATCATTGAACTGATCAAGGCCAAATAA
- the LOC123914131 gene encoding uncharacterized protein LOC123914131 isoform X2, which translates to MASHSRRVPTPEDIEKYRNKFDTVIDPKLETISIPDDFYNKWKTTFDKHQFGWIRGPNYKMVAVLYEKTITGMILTNTSSVSRYFGFVKPTRVSFSYVPEKNKLWMRILQDNRSSSKRVPTAADIEKYRNKFDTVIDPTLETISIPDEFYKKWKTSFDKHKFSWIRGPNYRNVPVFYKQTNSGMVLTDSSFLSECFGFVRPTRVTLSYVPAENKLWMRILGDNIVPEININGTTIQQPNTANANPPNLSVHHEELSMDINTNMPPTDEINHTSEIHPNINLSNKEGMLSSKRKRLNEGHVIHETCDQAHLRRSIRLMDAEKKMKIQNLTNGQPKLSSKRNKNQKKNRPLTKAFIGRIRIKKTEFGFEWTRVVTEAMARKYGTKVLHIPNEISRIVLKPNFSNILIEIQMNGVTLTTFPSKVMTAKRYQFERYISKEWARFIKRSNIEPGDKLMFKIQEPPAKLIIELIKAK; encoded by the exons ATGGCATCACATAGCAGAAG AGTACCAACACCTGAGGATATTGAAAAATACAGGAACAAATTTGACACTGTCATTGACCCCAAATTG GAAACAATTTCCATTCCTGATGATTTTTATAACAAATGGAAAACTACTTTTGACAAACACCAATTTGGCTGGATTCGAGGACCTAACTATAAGATGGTTGCAGTCTTATATGAAAAAACTATAACTGGAATGATACTGACAAATACATCAAGTGTTTCAAGGTATTTTGGTTTTGTCAAACCAACCAGAGTAAGTTTCAGCTATGTCCcagaaaaaaataaactttggATGAGAATTTTACAAGACAATAGATCTTCTTCCAAAAG agTTCCAACTGCTGCAGATATTGAAAAATACAGGAACAAATTTGACACTGTGATTGACCCTACCTTG GAAACCATTTCAATTCCTGAtgagttttataaaaaatggaaaacatCTTTTGACAAACACAAGTTTAGCTGGATTAGAGGTCCTAACTACAGGAATGTTCCAGTCTTCTATAAGCAAACTAACTCTGGGATGGTGCTCACTGATTCATCATTTCTTTCAGAGTGTTTTGGTTTTGTCAGACCAACCAGAGTTACCTTGAGTTATGTCCCTGCAGAAAATAAACTTTGGATGAGAATTTTAGGTGATAACATTGTACCAGAGATTAACATTAATGGAACTACTATTCAGCAGCCCAATACTGCTAATGCAAACCCTCCAAACCTG AGTGTGCATCATGAAGAACTATCAATGGATATAAACACAAATATGCCACCTACTGATGAGATCAATCATACATCtgaaattcatccaaacatt AACTTGAGTAACAAAGAAGGCATGCTATCTTCAAAAAGGAAGCGACTTAATGAAGGTCATGTCATACATGAAACTTGTGATCAAGCCCATTTGAGGAGATCAATAAGATTGATGGATGctgagaaaaaaatgaaaattcag AACTTGACTAACGGCCAGCCAAAGTTGTCAtcgaaaagaaacaaaaaccaGAAAAAAAACAGGCCTCTTACCAAAGCTTTCATCGGTAGGATTAGAATAAAGAAGACTGAATTTGGATTTGAATGGACTAGAGTAGTGACTGAAGCAATGGCAAGAAAATATGGAACTAAAGTCCTG CACATACCAAATGAAATTTCAAGAATTGTATTGAAGCCGAATTTTTCAAACATTTtgattgaaattcaaatgaatgGTGTAACTCTGACAACTTTTCCTTCCAAAGTCATGACTGCCAAGAGATACCAATTTGAAAGATATATCTCTAAAGAATGGGCTCGATTCATTAAGAGGAGCAATATTGAACCAGGTGACAAATTGATGTTCAAAATACAAGAACCTCCAGCAAAGTTGATCATTGAACTGATCAAGGCCAAATAA